In Castanea sativa cultivar Marrone di Chiusa Pesio chromosome 6, ASM4071231v1, a single window of DNA contains:
- the LOC142638112 gene encoding uncharacterized protein LOC142638112 → MEGSAKKGTGTVTSLAEMFPAEDAQKAVKRVQEKVAEIQNELHRVRGFISDNSNLINLVQKLPEQLHHNIIVPFGKAAFFPGRLIHTNELMVLLGEGYYAERTSKQTVEILKRRGKVLESQVESLKAIMRDLKAETSFFDSTASEAAEGLLEITEDYVEENSTERESESGPPREDTPSFSEADKAKVSVEDEEYARIMSRLDELEKEELEAECGNETVEENEQVAVDDEDYARLMSRLDELEKEELEAEDEKNKDDFNKLSDQKCFDTNLRYSEGYQSRELLEKTKDKKAATEEFLSKCDPQQDLNNQLNCMGLMVQSVPEDEKSHGKSLAHNVIKFSPPEKALMLPEVKENVQPVPLSRNEVPTQSSKQGFDAQKAFTGSIIERTHNTQINSSQESATSSQSPSSQPSKPVSRFKMQRR, encoded by the exons ATGGAAGGGTCAGCGAAGAAAGGGACGGGGACAGTGACTTCACTAGCGGAGATGTTCCCAGCAGAGGATGCCCAGAAGGCCGTGAAGCGCGTGCAGGAAAAGGTCGCGGAGATACAAAACGAACTCCACCGCGTACGAGGTTTCATCTCCGACAACTCTAATCTCATCAACCTTGTCCAGAAACTCCCCGAACAACTCCACCACAACATCATC GTCCCGTTTGGGAAAGCTGCGTTTTTTCCAGGGCGTTTGATACACACGAATGAACTTATGGTGCTTTTAGGAGAAGGGTACTATGCTGAAAGAACATCGAAACAGACTGTGGAGATTTTGAAAAGGAGAGGGAAGGTTTTGGAGTCCCAAGTTGAGTCCCTTAAGGCAATCATGCGGGACCTTAAAGCCGAGACTTCCTTTTTCGATTCTACGGCTTCCGAAGCTGCG GAAGGTCTGCTAGAGATAACGGAAGATTATGTGGAGGAAAATTCTACTGAAAGGGAATCTGAATCAG GTCCACCAAGGGAAGATACTCCTAGCTTTTCTGAGGCAGACAAAGCAAAAGTTtcagttgaagatgaagaatatGCTCGTATTATGTCAAGGTTGGAtgaacttgagaaagaagaacttgAAGCTGAATGTGGCAATGAGACTGTTGAAGAAAATGAACAAGTTGCAGTTGATGATGAAGATTATGCTCGTTTGATGTCCAGGTTGGATGAACTTGAAAAGGAAGAACTTGAAGCTGAagatgagaaaaataaagatgATTTTAATAAGTTATCAGATCAGAAATGTTTTGACACCAATCTCAGATATTCAGAG GGGTATCAGTCAAGAGAACTGTTGGAGAAGACGAAAGATAAAAAGGCAGCCACTGAAGAGTTTCTAAGTAAGTGTGATCCTCAACAAGATTTGAACAATCAGCTAAAT TGTATGGGTTTGATGGTGCAATCTGTACCCGAAG ATGAAAAATCACATGGTAAAAGTTTGGCACACAATGTGATAAAATTCAGTCCTCCTGAGAAGGCCTTGATGCTCCCTGAAGTGAAGGAGAATGTTCAACCAGTGCCTTTATCAAGAAATGAG GTTCCAACCCAGTCTTCAAAACAAGGATTTGATGCTCAGAAG GCTTTTACAGGCTCCATTATAGAGCGCACTCACAATACACAAATTAATTCAAGTCAAGAATCTGCAACTTCATCACAG TCTCCCAGTTCCCAACCTTCAAAGCCAGTTTCCAGGTTCAAGATGCAGAGAAGATAG